In the Muricauda sp. MAR_2010_75 genome, one interval contains:
- the murA gene encoding UDP-N-acetylglucosamine 1-carboxyvinyltransferase, translated as MGTFRIEGGHQLHGEITPQGAKNEALQILCAVLLSEEKITINNIPDILDVNKLISLLEDLGVKIQKKGRGSYTFKADDINLEYLQSTKFKEDGRGLRGSIMLVGPLLARFGKGYIPKPGGDKIGRRRLDTHFEGFIKLGAKFRYNREEYFYGVEADKLKGTYMLLDEASVTGTANIVMAAVLAEGTTTIYNAACEPYLQQLCKMLNRMGAKISGIGSNLLTIEGVERLGGTEHTMLPDMIEIGSWIGLAAMTRSELTIKNVSWDDLGLIPSVFRKLGITVEKRDDDIFIPKHEKGYQIQNFIDGSILTIADAPWPGLTPDLLSIILVVATQARGEVLVHQKMFESRLFFVDKLIDMGAKIILCDPHRATVIGHDFKSTLKATTMVSPDIRAGVSLLIAALSAKGTSTIHNIEQIDRGYENIDERLRAIGANIVRV; from the coding sequence ATGGGAACATTTCGAATAGAGGGTGGGCACCAACTTCACGGTGAGATAACACCCCAAGGGGCAAAGAACGAGGCACTTCAGATTCTTTGTGCCGTGCTGCTATCCGAAGAAAAAATTACCATAAACAACATTCCAGATATCCTGGATGTCAACAAACTTATTTCCCTTTTGGAGGACTTGGGTGTCAAAATCCAAAAAAAAGGCAGGGGTTCCTACACCTTTAAGGCGGATGACATCAATTTAGAGTATCTGCAATCCACAAAATTCAAGGAAGATGGTCGTGGTTTACGGGGTTCCATCATGTTGGTGGGTCCGCTTTTAGCCCGATTTGGCAAAGGATACATTCCCAAACCTGGCGGTGATAAAATAGGAAGACGTAGACTTGATACCCATTTTGAGGGATTCATAAAACTTGGTGCAAAGTTTAGGTACAACCGGGAAGAATATTTTTATGGTGTGGAGGCCGATAAGCTCAAAGGCACCTATATGCTTTTGGATGAAGCCTCGGTGACCGGTACCGCCAATATTGTGATGGCCGCAGTTTTGGCCGAAGGCACAACCACTATATACAATGCGGCATGTGAGCCCTATCTTCAGCAATTGTGTAAGATGTTGAACCGAATGGGAGCAAAAATATCAGGTATTGGCTCCAATTTGTTGACCATTGAGGGGGTTGAGCGATTGGGCGGCACAGAGCATACCATGTTGCCCGATATGATTGAAATAGGCAGTTGGATCGGTTTGGCTGCCATGACCCGGAGTGAACTGACCATTAAAAATGTGAGTTGGGACGATTTAGGGTTGATTCCGTCAGTGTTCAGGAAATTGGGTATTACGGTGGAAAAAAGGGATGATGACATCTTTATCCCCAAACATGAAAAAGGATACCAGATTCAGAATTTTATTGATGGTTCCATTCTTACCATTGCAGACGCACCATGGCCAGGATTAACACCCGATTTGTTAAGTATTATTCTTGTGGTGGCCACGCAGGCAAGGGGAGAGGTGCTTGTCCATCAAAAAATGTTTGAAAGTCGACTATTCTTTGTGGATAAATTGATTGATATGGGGGCAAAAATCATTCTTTGTGACCCGCACAGGGCCACGGTGATTGGTCACGACTTTAAATCGACCTTGAAGGCTACAACCATGGTGTCACCAGATATTAGGGCAGGGGTTTCACTACTCATTGCGGCACTTTCCGCCAAAGGCACATCAACTATTCATAACATTGAACAGATAGACCGCGGTTACGAAAATATTGATGAGCGGTTGAGAGCGATTGGGGCCAACATTGTGCGGGTTTAG
- a CDS encoding DoxX family protein: MKQKIIFVVSVLFGLMFLNAGLNKFFNYMPIPEDIPENLLKVMEPFMNIGWLLPLTGLMEIIGGILFIIPKTRALGAVVIFPIMVGVVLTNTVNDTSGMPIALVLLAINLWVLIENKEKYRPMLRK; encoded by the coding sequence ATGAAACAAAAAATAATTTTTGTAGTAAGCGTGCTCTTTGGACTAATGTTCCTAAATGCGGGATTGAATAAATTTTTTAACTACATGCCCATTCCTGAGGATATCCCAGAAAACCTTTTAAAAGTAATGGAGCCCTTCATGAATATAGGGTGGCTGCTACCTTTAACGGGGTTGATGGAGATAATTGGGGGAATATTATTTATAATCCCAAAAACAAGGGCCCTTGGCGCCGTGGTCATTTTCCCTATTATGGTGGGTGTGGTGTTGACCAACACAGTCAACGACACTTCGGGGATGCCTATTGCACTTGTATTATTGGCCATCAATCTATGGGTGTTGATTGAGAACAAGGAAAAGTATCGACCTATGCTACGAAAATAG
- a CDS encoding SRPBCC domain-containing protein produces the protein MKTNLLFDFAVDRENSTVLVKREFAAMGDVVWDAFTKPEILDQWWAPQPWVSKTKYMNFEVGGTRLYVMCGPNGEEHWALADFTSITPKTNFQYADAFCDENGNINEEFPRSKWNLDFENQENTTLVNITIKHENLEDLEKIIEMGFKEGFTMALDHLEELIMQKNNS, from the coding sequence ATGAAGACAAATCTTCTTTTTGATTTCGCCGTAGATAGGGAAAACAGTACCGTTCTGGTAAAACGTGAGTTCGCCGCAATGGGCGATGTAGTATGGGACGCCTTTACAAAACCTGAAATTTTAGATCAATGGTGGGCTCCACAACCCTGGGTGTCCAAAACCAAATACATGAATTTTGAGGTGGGTGGAACAAGACTTTATGTCATGTGCGGTCCAAATGGAGAGGAACATTGGGCTTTGGCAGATTTTACCTCCATAACTCCCAAGACCAATTTTCAATACGCGGATGCTTTTTGCGACGAAAATGGAAACATCAATGAAGAATTTCCCCGGTCCAAATGGAATCTGGATTTTGAAAATCAAGAAAATACCACTTTGGTCAACATTACCATTAAGCACGAAAATCTAGAAGATTTGGAAAAGATTATTGAAATGGGCTTCAAGGAAGGCTTTACCATGGCTCTGGACCATTTAGAAGAATTAATTATGCAAAAAAATAATTCATGA
- a CDS encoding SRPBCC family protein: MEIQNRSVHIKRTLHAPIELVWEVWSKPEHIAQWWGPSGFTNTIHKMDFQDGGEWNFIMHGPDGKNYPNRSVFKEIVPLEKIVYEHFNPHFITTVLFEANEEETTIDWTVVFDTAEMLQTLIKTHRADEGLKQNLEKLANYLSKQKPM, encoded by the coding sequence ATGGAAATACAGAATAGGTCGGTACATATAAAAAGAACACTCCACGCTCCTATAGAATTGGTTTGGGAAGTATGGTCAAAACCTGAGCACATTGCGCAATGGTGGGGTCCCAGTGGATTCACCAATACCATCCATAAAATGGATTTTCAGGATGGCGGTGAGTGGAATTTTATAATGCATGGACCAGATGGCAAAAATTATCCGAACAGAAGTGTTTTTAAGGAGATTGTTCCCCTTGAAAAAATTGTTTATGAACATTTTAACCCCCACTTCATAACTACCGTGTTGTTTGAAGCTAATGAAGAAGAAACGACCATTGATTGGACAGTAGTGTTCGACACAGCAGAAATGCTTCAGACTTTGATTAAAACACACAGAGCGGACGAGGGCTTAAAACAGAACTTAGAAAAACTTGCAAACTATTTATCTAAACAAAAACCAATGTAA
- a CDS encoding helix-turn-helix transcriptional regulator, with the protein MKLRRDPFQAIADPTRRAILVLLTTQTMTAGEIAQNFDAARPTISKHLRVLNECDLVTSNQEGREVYYNLRVDKMKEIDQWLEQFKKIWEDRFDNLDKYLAKIQNERKNGNTE; encoded by the coding sequence ATGAAACTTAGACGAGATCCTTTTCAGGCCATAGCAGACCCCACACGGAGGGCCATTTTGGTGCTGTTGACAACACAAACAATGACAGCAGGCGAGATTGCCCAAAACTTTGATGCGGCTCGTCCCACCATTTCCAAACATCTTCGGGTATTGAACGAGTGTGACCTTGTAACCTCCAATCAGGAAGGTCGCGAAGTTTACTACAATTTGAGGGTTGACAAAATGAAGGAAATTGATCAATGGCTGGAACAGTTCAAAAAGATTTGGGAAGACCGATTTGATAATCTTGATAAATATTTAGCTAAAATTCAAAATGAAAGAAAAAATGGAAATACAGAATAG
- a CDS encoding tetratricopeptide repeat protein, translated as MTLLKSSSCLVIICWLAIQTGYAQTQEIDSLQNVLATAKDTTEINTMNILGARLRSHDKEKALEYLHQSVEKSKQIGFAQGEIQGLYSIALTHGMTGSYAESLDYLNRCLVLAKEHQDYERMNYIYNSMGIVYKSIGDYPTSQSYYLKRIKLIDSLDLDQDTSSPYINLGVLYDLMGEQDKAIESYEKALEVYKGNERDERESTVLINLALIDVKNKNYKEALEKFLKVAAYDEKQGNNIDLCNSYSGIGHCYMEMEQWALAEEYLQKSLDLAKQLSIQQEIAIAYSRIADLMFRQKKFNDAIDYSNKSLDALKEMEGYEQKKDAHEIAYKIYEAAGQLPKAIHHLNQTMAYKDSLLNETKIKEIQDLQIQHDVYLKDKEIRENELQLALLNTRVALNNKRLVYLVIITVLLIFSAGLLYFRYRSKKRSNKVLQEKNELISEQKEVIEDMNTQLEKRMLRAQMNPHFIFNSLSSIRYLVSSDDKESALSYLNKFSKLLRQVLETSINVSLVLHEEIELLKIYVELEALRFDNSFSYVFNIDEDLDLYQHEVPMLLVQPYIENAILHGLLPKEGPKKLTVSFKDEKEHVVCIIEDNGVGIGQKKNQKKSENQSRGMSITAKRIEALKKFSNEELVKIENLDDGKETGTKVTILIPKD; from the coding sequence ATGACGTTGCTCAAATCATCCTCCTGCCTAGTTATCATTTGCTGGCTTGCCATACAAACAGGCTACGCCCAAACCCAGGAAATTGATAGCCTTCAAAACGTATTGGCAACTGCCAAGGATACCACAGAAATCAATACGATGAATATCCTTGGGGCCCGCTTGCGTTCCCATGATAAGGAGAAGGCCCTTGAATATCTCCATCAAAGTGTGGAAAAATCCAAACAAATTGGATTTGCCCAAGGTGAGATACAGGGACTCTATTCAATTGCCCTGACCCATGGTATGACTGGAAGTTATGCCGAATCCCTTGATTATTTGAATAGATGCTTGGTCTTGGCCAAAGAACATCAAGATTATGAAAGAATGAATTATATCTATAATTCCATGGGGATTGTATACAAGAGCATTGGGGATTATCCAACCAGCCAAAGCTACTACCTGAAACGCATTAAGCTCATTGATTCATTAGATTTAGATCAAGATACGTCTTCACCCTATATTAACTTGGGAGTGCTTTATGATTTAATGGGGGAACAGGACAAGGCCATAGAAAGCTATGAAAAGGCATTGGAGGTCTATAAAGGGAATGAGCGGGACGAAAGGGAAAGCACGGTGCTGATTAATTTGGCGCTTATTGATGTTAAGAATAAGAATTACAAAGAGGCCCTAGAAAAATTCCTAAAAGTAGCCGCATATGATGAAAAACAAGGAAATAATATTGATCTATGCAACAGTTATTCTGGGATTGGTCACTGCTATATGGAGATGGAACAATGGGCATTGGCCGAAGAATACCTGCAAAAATCATTGGATCTTGCCAAACAACTCTCCATACAACAGGAAATTGCCATAGCCTACTCCCGTATTGCCGACCTGATGTTTCGCCAAAAAAAGTTTAACGATGCGATTGATTATTCTAACAAGAGCCTTGATGCCTTGAAAGAAATGGAAGGGTACGAGCAAAAAAAAGATGCCCATGAAATTGCCTATAAAATCTATGAGGCTGCAGGTCAATTACCCAAGGCCATCCATCATCTCAATCAAACCATGGCCTATAAGGACAGTCTTTTGAATGAAACCAAGATCAAAGAAATTCAAGACCTACAAATACAGCACGATGTCTATTTGAAGGATAAAGAGATTAGAGAGAATGAATTGCAACTTGCTCTACTGAATACCCGTGTGGCTTTGAATAACAAGCGCTTGGTATACCTTGTGATCATTACGGTATTGCTGATTTTTTCGGCTGGGTTGCTTTATTTCCGCTACAGAAGCAAGAAGCGCTCAAATAAGGTCCTTCAGGAGAAAAACGAGTTGATATCCGAACAAAAAGAGGTCATTGAGGACATGAACACCCAATTGGAAAAGCGTATGCTTCGTGCCCAGATGAACCCCCATTTTATCTTTAATTCCTTGAGCTCCATTCGGTATCTGGTGAGTTCTGATGATAAAGAGTCTGCGCTGTCCTATCTAAACAAATTCTCAAAACTGTTACGGCAGGTGCTGGAAACCTCCATCAATGTCAGTTTGGTGTTACATGAGGAAATTGAGCTACTCAAAATCTATGTGGAATTGGAAGCCTTACGGTTTGACAATTCTTTCAGCTATGTCTTTAATATTGATGAAGACCTAGACCTCTACCAACATGAAGTTCCCATGCTGTTGGTGCAGCCTTATATAGAAAATGCCATCTTGCACGGACTCTTGCCAAAAGAGGGTCCAAAAAAGCTAACCGTCTCGTTCAAGGATGAAAAAGAGCATGTGGTTTGCATCATAGAGGACAATGGGGTGGGAATCGGTCAGAAAAAAAATCAGAAAAAATCAGAGAACCAATCCCGGGGAATGTCCATTACCGCCAAAAGGATTGAGGCACTTAAAAAGTTCTCCAATGAGGAGTTGGTCAAAATAGAAAACCTGGATGATGGAAAAGAAACAGGTACCAAAGTCACGATTCTGATTCCAAAAGATTAA
- a CDS encoding pirin family protein — protein sequence MSNPILQTFPLGFPWQTQDPFLFCVYHLDHYPKGNGKMGPDPSLLEDRSLGNDFNPGAKWRMYHGQTIPGFPYHPHRGFETITIVNKGYCDHSDSLGAAGRFGEGDVQWMTAGRGVQHSEMFPLLHDDSDNPLELFQIWLNLPKSSKFVEPHFKMLWHEDIPVIEEENAKIKVIAGNYKDTPANEPAPDSWAANDENEVAIWNIHVEANSEYTLPKANSNVNRTLYFYKGSEIFFEDGKIIPNFGVDLDSSQEVRIKIGDKKAHFLLLQGKPIEEPVAKYGPFVMNTEQEIQKAMEEYRLTQFGGWPWPYPDNVHDKEKGRFALYPDGKLVEKG from the coding sequence ATGAGCAACCCCATTCTACAGACTTTTCCACTGGGTTTTCCATGGCAGACCCAAGACCCCTTTTTATTTTGCGTGTACCATTTAGATCATTATCCAAAAGGAAATGGTAAAATGGGCCCAGACCCATCTTTACTTGAGGATCGGAGTCTAGGAAATGATTTTAACCCCGGTGCCAAATGGCGCATGTACCACGGGCAGACCATTCCTGGTTTTCCCTATCATCCACATCGAGGATTTGAAACCATTACCATTGTCAATAAGGGCTATTGTGACCACTCCGATTCCTTGGGGGCAGCAGGTAGATTTGGTGAAGGTGATGTACAATGGATGACCGCGGGCCGGGGTGTGCAACATTCTGAGATGTTTCCCCTACTCCACGATGATTCGGACAATCCACTGGAATTGTTCCAAATTTGGTTAAACCTGCCCAAGTCCAGCAAATTTGTGGAGCCCCATTTTAAAATGCTCTGGCATGAAGATATTCCTGTAATTGAAGAGGAAAATGCCAAAATCAAGGTCATTGCAGGAAATTACAAAGACACCCCAGCCAATGAACCAGCTCCAGATTCTTGGGCGGCCAATGACGAAAACGAAGTGGCCATCTGGAACATTCATGTTGAGGCCAATTCTGAATATACCTTGCCAAAGGCCAATTCCAACGTAAACCGCACCCTTTATTTTTATAAAGGTTCTGAAATTTTCTTTGAAGACGGAAAAATCATTCCCAATTTTGGAGTTGACTTGGATTCTTCACAAGAGGTACGTATAAAAATAGGTGATAAAAAAGCCCATTTTCTACTGCTGCAAGGTAAACCTATTGAAGAGCCGGTGGCCAAATACGGTCCATTTGTGATGAACACCGAACAAGAAATCCAAAAAGCCATGGAGGAATATCGCTTGACCCAGTTTGGTGGTTGGCCCTGGCCTTACCCAGACAATGTCCACGATAAAGAAAAAGGTCGCTTTGCACTTTACCCTGATGGTAAATTGGTGGAAAAAGGGTAA
- a CDS encoding VOC family protein: MKKTFLISLLFAGFFNLQAQKSELSVFEPLLGKTWKAEGTWGDGSKFKQETVFKYSLDSTLVLAESKGFTNQEQTAFGSRNHGIRKFDAESNSLTFWEFDVFGGVTTGTITTKGKDIIYTYDYGGSIVTDYWKYIDANTYGFTVGNYENGTWKQTYLQTQFKANTFDFGFQYDHYSIVVTKLMETGDFYRDIIGLTEIPHPDRAPGFRWFQIKGNTQLHLIKKEVADFSRNKSMHLCLATQNLEDFIEHLMANNIDFYDWPGNKSSITDRSDGVKQIYIQDPEGYWIEINTAIH, translated from the coding sequence ATGAAAAAAACATTTTTGATAAGCCTGCTCTTTGCAGGCTTTTTCAACCTGCAAGCACAAAAGTCGGAGCTTTCAGTTTTTGAACCGCTATTGGGCAAAACATGGAAGGCCGAGGGTACTTGGGGAGATGGTTCCAAATTTAAACAAGAGACCGTATTCAAGTACAGTTTGGACAGCACTCTTGTCTTGGCTGAATCCAAAGGATTCACCAATCAGGAGCAAACTGCATTTGGATCAAGAAACCATGGTATCCGCAAGTTCGATGCTGAAAGCAATTCCTTAACGTTTTGGGAGTTTGATGTCTTTGGCGGAGTCACCACAGGAACTATCACCACAAAAGGAAAGGATATTATTTACACCTATGATTATGGGGGTTCCATAGTAACCGATTATTGGAAATATATTGATGCCAACACCTATGGCTTTACTGTGGGGAATTATGAAAATGGTACTTGGAAGCAAACCTATTTACAAACCCAATTCAAGGCCAATACATTCGATTTTGGGTTTCAGTATGACCATTATTCCATTGTAGTGACCAAATTGATGGAGACAGGCGATTTTTATCGAGATATTATAGGACTTACAGAAATTCCCCATCCAGACAGAGCACCAGGGTTTCGCTGGTTCCAAATAAAGGGAAATACCCAATTACATCTTATTAAAAAAGAGGTCGCCGATTTTAGTAGGAACAAGAGCATGCACCTTTGCTTGGCCACCCAAAATTTGGAAGATTTTATAGAACATTTGATGGCCAATAACATCGATTTCTATGATTGGCCTGGAAATAAAAGTTCCATCACGGACCGTTCTGACGGTGTAAAACAAATCTACATCCAAGATCCAGAAGGCTATTGGATTGAAATAAACACAGCAATACATTAA
- a CDS encoding amidohydrolase yields MKKSTIVLLLGLISLNLTAQKLTKDKKAIIASVENHKENLIMLSDSIWTLAETAFDESKSAELLADYAEKNGLKVTRGVADIPTAFTATYGSGKPVISVLGEFDALPGLSQKAVPTKDPRIEGAPGHGCGHNMFGAASLGAAIAIKEQIEAGNIKGTVKFLGTPAEEKYFAKVWMVEAGLWDDVDVNVSWHPGANIEADVQSGLSLVDFIVEFYGQAAHASGDPWNGRSASDALELYTTGINYYREHIKPTSRIHYHIQDGGQVVNVVPDYARLWVRVRDPKRKVMLPTYERVKAMAEGAAIMANVDYKISLVSGIYEVLVNRKGGEIMQKNLELLGPITYTDEEIAYGKSIQKATGKPEVGMDSEINPLKETEELPGGGSTDVGDVSWNVPNINLSVTVAPKDTPWHSWAVVACGSMSIGHKGLVYASKAMAMTMLDLFEDPKLVEEVKEEFKTRKGDEKYEPMIDGPPPIEGIGG; encoded by the coding sequence ATGAAAAAAAGTACAATCGTATTGCTGTTGGGTTTAATTTCATTGAACCTGACCGCACAAAAATTGACCAAGGACAAAAAGGCAATCATTGCTTCCGTGGAAAACCACAAGGAAAATTTGATCATGCTCAGCGATTCTATTTGGACATTGGCTGAAACTGCTTTTGATGAATCCAAATCCGCAGAACTTTTAGCAGATTATGCCGAAAAAAATGGGCTGAAAGTAACCCGTGGTGTTGCTGATATTCCCACAGCATTCACTGCCACTTACGGTTCTGGTAAACCCGTGATCAGTGTGTTGGGTGAATTCGATGCGCTCCCAGGCCTTTCCCAAAAAGCGGTGCCGACCAAAGATCCTAGGATTGAAGGTGCTCCCGGTCATGGTTGCGGGCATAATATGTTTGGAGCGGCAAGCTTAGGAGCGGCAATTGCTATTAAAGAACAAATTGAAGCTGGAAACATCAAAGGAACCGTAAAATTCTTAGGCACTCCCGCTGAAGAAAAATATTTTGCCAAAGTTTGGATGGTCGAAGCCGGGCTTTGGGACGATGTAGATGTCAATGTTAGCTGGCACCCCGGAGCCAATATCGAGGCCGATGTACAAAGTGGTCTTTCTTTGGTTGACTTTATCGTTGAATTTTATGGGCAAGCTGCCCACGCTTCGGGAGATCCATGGAATGGGCGCAGTGCTTCGGATGCTTTGGAGTTGTATACTACCGGTATTAACTATTACCGTGAGCATATAAAGCCAACTTCACGTATCCACTATCACATTCAAGATGGTGGACAAGTGGTGAATGTGGTTCCAGACTATGCAAGATTATGGGTCCGGGTACGTGATCCAAAACGTAAAGTGATGTTACCTACCTATGAAAGGGTTAAAGCTATGGCCGAAGGTGCTGCCATTATGGCCAATGTGGATTATAAAATTTCACTGGTATCTGGTATTTATGAAGTATTGGTAAACCGTAAGGGAGGTGAAATCATGCAGAAAAACTTGGAGCTGTTGGGTCCCATCACTTATACTGATGAAGAGATTGCTTACGGAAAATCAATTCAAAAAGCCACGGGTAAACCAGAAGTGGGCATGGACAGTGAAATCAACCCCTTAAAAGAAACCGAAGAGCTTCCTGGGGGTGGTTCCACGGATGTGGGTGATGTAAGCTGGAACGTACCCAACATCAACCTAAGCGTTACGGTAGCACCAAAAGATACCCCTTGGCATTCCTGGGCCGTTGTAGCCTGTGGAAGCATGAGTATTGGCCACAAGGGATTGGTCTATGCCTCAAAAGCAATGGCGATGACCATGCTAGACCTTTTTGAAGACCCCAAGCTGGTGGAAGAGGTCAAAGAAGAGTTCAAGACCAGAAAAGGGGATGAAAAATACGAACCAATGATTGACGGCCCACCGCCAATTGAGGGAATCGGAGGGTAA
- a CDS encoding deoxyribodipyrimidine photo-lyase, producing the protein MSDKLSIFWFRRDLRLDDNVGLYQSLQNEHPVLPIFIFDPEILDKLPKDDARVTFIHQQLQKIRNRLHGEIQSGIALFFDHPISVFKKLQEEYEIDTVFANHDYEPYAIKRDAQIHDFLEEHNIAFKTYKDQVIFEKDEVVKSDGDPYVVYTPYMKQWKEKFDSSVHLQEYDTLPRLEQGLFKKSDLPFLELNDIGFVTSKITVPEYNVSANLISNYEGTRNFPAKEQGTSRLGPHLRFGTVSIRKIVKKAIAEKNETFWNELIWREFFMQILWHFPETVHKAFKPKYDRIEWRNNEEEFERWKSGKTGYALVDAGMRELNSTGYMHNRVRMLVASFLCKHLLIDWRWGEAYFAEKLLDYEMASNVGNWQWAAGSGVDAAPYFRIFNPMTQVDKFDCDKAYINQWVPELQELSYPEKMVDHKMARERCLKVYKQAVG; encoded by the coding sequence GTGAGCGATAAACTTTCTATTTTTTGGTTTCGGCGCGATTTGCGATTGGATGACAACGTAGGGCTGTATCAATCTCTGCAAAATGAGCATCCGGTACTCCCCATTTTTATATTTGATCCTGAGATTTTGGATAAGCTTCCAAAAGATGATGCCCGGGTAACTTTTATCCACCAGCAGCTTCAGAAAATCCGTAATCGACTGCATGGAGAGATTCAAAGTGGGATTGCCCTGTTTTTTGATCATCCAATTTCTGTTTTCAAAAAACTGCAAGAAGAATATGAGATTGATACAGTCTTTGCCAATCATGATTATGAGCCGTATGCCATAAAACGGGATGCTCAAATCCACGATTTCTTAGAAGAGCACAACATCGCTTTCAAAACTTATAAAGACCAAGTCATTTTTGAAAAGGATGAAGTGGTAAAAAGTGATGGTGACCCCTACGTGGTATATACCCCCTATATGAAACAATGGAAGGAAAAATTTGATTCTTCCGTTCACCTTCAGGAATATGACACTCTCCCAAGACTGGAGCAGGGACTCTTCAAAAAATCGGATTTACCTTTTCTAGAGTTGAATGATATTGGTTTTGTAACCTCCAAAATCACCGTTCCCGAGTATAATGTTTCCGCAAATCTCATCAGTAATTATGAGGGTACCCGAAACTTTCCCGCCAAGGAACAGGGCACTTCAAGACTGGGGCCCCATCTACGATTTGGTACTGTTTCCATACGGAAAATAGTAAAAAAAGCCATTGCCGAGAAAAATGAAACCTTTTGGAACGAACTTATTTGGCGTGAGTTCTTTATGCAGATTCTATGGCACTTTCCCGAAACGGTTCATAAGGCCTTCAAACCCAAATATGACCGAATTGAATGGCGAAACAATGAAGAGGAGTTTGAGCGTTGGAAATCGGGAAAAACAGGGTATGCCCTTGTAGATGCAGGGATGAGGGAACTAAACAGTACCGGATATATGCACAACCGTGTTCGCATGCTCGTGGCCAGTTTTCTATGCAAACATTTGCTTATTGATTGGCGATGGGGTGAAGCCTATTTTGCAGAAAAGCTATTGGACTATGAAATGGCCAGCAATGTTGGCAATTGGCAATGGGCCGCTGGTAGCGGCGTGGATGCTGCCCCCTATTTCCGAATCTTCAATCCCATGACCCAAGTGGACAAATTTGATTGTGACAAGGCATACATCAATCAATGGGTACCTGAATTACAAGAACTTAGCTATCCAGAAAAAATGGTAGATCATAAAATGGCACGCGAACGCTGTTTAAAAGTCTATAAACAGGCCGTGGGTTAA